From Saccharibacillus brassicae:
CTGAGTGATCTAAGCGGTTCGCTCGAAGACGTCCGCGGCTGAGGCCGGGATCAAGGCGGCGTGATCCGGCGAGACCGGAACGGGGCCGCGCGTGACTTGCCGGCGAAGCCTGCGTTATCATGGATTCATCCATTCGGAAGGAGGACGCGAAGATGCTGCTTGAAATTATTGCCTGTACGCCGGAGGAAGCCGCGGCCGCCGAAGCGGGCGGCGCGGACCGGATCGAATGGATCGCCGATCCGGGGGTCGGCGGCGTGACGCCGGACCTTTCGCGCGCAGCGGAGATGCGCCGCGCCGTGAAAGTGCCGATCCGCGTCATGGTCCGGCCGCGGGGAGGCGGGTTCGTCTACTCGGAAGACGAACGGGAGCAGATGCGGCGGGATATTCGCCGCATCCTCGCCGCAGGCGGACTTGACGTCGTGACCGGCGTATTGACGCCGCAGGGGACGGTCGACGAGTCCGCGCTGGCGGGACTGCTGAACGCGGGGCCGGGCCTCGCGTTCACGTTTCACCGCGCGTTCGACGAGGCCGTCGATCTCCGCCGCGCGCTGGACACGCTGTCCGTCTACCCGCAGGTGACGGACGTGCTGACCTCGGGCGGAGCGCCGGGCGCGCCCGAGGGGGCCGCGGTGCTGGCGGAGCTGCTGCGCCGCTCCGCGGGGCGGCCGCCGCGCATTCTCGCCGGCGCGGGCCTGACGGCGGACAATCTGCGTCCGTTCCTGGACGCGACGGGCGCGGACCGGATCCATATCGGGTCCGCGGCCCGCTTCGGCGGCGATCCGTCGGCGCCGATCGATCCCGAGCGGGTGCGGACAATCCGCCGGATCCTGGAAGCTTCGGCGGGGCAGGTGTAGCCGCGTGTCCGCCGCGTATGCCAACGGGAGTATCGGCGGAGAATAAGCAGGGATTGACAGGACAGGAGGCTCCCGTGCCCAGCGCGGGAAGGCTCTTGTACGCAAAGGGAATCGCAAGCACCCGGAAGATAGCCAAAGCCCGCAAAAGACCCAAGGAGGAATTCATCATGCTGATCCGCCCGCCCAAAGAAAACCGCTTCTACGAAAAGTCGACGGATTATCTGCCCGATCTCGGAGTGACCAAAATCACCATTCTCGTCGACCGCGAGACCGGTGTCAATTACGTCTACACCTGGAGCGTGCCCAACTCAAGCGGAGGCCTGACTCCACTGCTGGATGCAAACGGGAATGTCGTCGTCGACGAAATCTGAGTGAAGCCTAATCGTCCAATCCCGGGAACGATTTGCGAAGAACCAAGCCGAACTCGGGAGAGCCGCACAGCGCCGAACAGGGGGCGATGCGGCTTTTTTTAGGGCGAAAACCGCAAACCGTACGTTCCTGCGGGTTCTGTGGAATTAGATGCAGAAGAGCAGTTAACAGCCTGTTTTGAGCTCTTTTCGGAGGAATAAGTGCGCCTGGACACTTATTTGCCCGATTTCAATGTAAAAAGCAGGATTTTCGGCAAAATAGCTGCCCTCACGCATTTATTTGGAAGTCTCGTCTGAGCGCGGGATAAATAATTGTCCGTGTGCATGTAATTCGTACCCAATGCCCGCTATCCGCGCCAAATCTTCTGTTCCAAGCTCTCCGCCGCGCCGATTGTTTCCTCTTTTCCCCAAAAAAACGCTTGCATCCCTTTCCCAATCTCTGCTATATTAGTGACCTTCTCTTTTTTTCACCTTGTCTGAAGTGGACGTTCACCGTCAACCCAAAGCTTATCGGAGGTGTAAGATGATTTCTTTCAGGGCAAGTTCGTTTACAGGCAATATCCGGCTTTACCGGGTGCTGGCCGCCAAAGCCTACGCCCGCAATATCCAGTACCGGGGCTCGCATCTGCTGCATAATTTCGCGAGCGCGATCTTCGGCTATCTGTACGCCTGCATCTGGATCGGGCTCGGCCGCGACCATTCGCTCGGCGAATACGGCATGCTTGGCATGATGCACTACATCACGTTTACCCAGGCTTCGCTGTGGGTCTCGAGCTTCACGACGAACGGCCTCGGCATTCCGCAGTCGGTGCGCACGGGGCAGATCGCGCTCGACCTGATGCGTCCGGTCCATCTGTTCACGCATCTCGCCGCCAAGGAAGCGGGGCAGATCGCGTATCAGTTTCTGTACAAATCGATCCCTGTCTACCTCATCATGCTGCTGGCGCTTGGCCTGACTCCGGCGGAGAACGGGAGGACGCTGCCGGTCGCGCTGCTTGCGCTTGCGGGAGCGGCGTATGTGTCGCTTTGTCTGAATTATCTGATCGGGATCAGCTCGCTGTGGACGACGGAATCCTCCTGGCTCTACTGGGGCAATCAGGCGATGATGAATCTGCTGGCCGGTTTTTTTATTCCGCTGCAATGGCTGCCGCTCTGGCTGCAGCATATCGCGTGGGCGTCTCCGTATCCGTTTATGCTCTATGCTCCGACACAGCTGTACCTGGGCAAAGGGGAACCGGTCCTGTTGCTCGGCACGCTGGCCTGGTGCGCGGTGCTGACTTTGCTGTGTCTGCTCGCTACGCGTCTGCTGCGGCATAAGGTGGAGGTGCAGGGAGGATGACGAAGATTGCGAACGATCGGACAAGTCGACTACGCGCGGTCCGAAGTTACATAAAGCTGTATCGGCTGCTGATCCGTACCAGTATCCGTAGCCGGATGCAGTACCGGTTCAATTTTGCGCTGGAAACGATCCTGGCGGCGCTGATCCAGCTGTCCGAATTCCTCATGGTGGCGATCGTGCTGGCGAAGTTCGGTTCGGTCCAGGGCTGGAGCGTACACGAAGTCGGGTATTTGTTTGCCGTGATGACTTTTTCCAAAACGATTTATCGCACTTTCGGGGACGAGGTGCATCATCTGGAGCGCTATCTGGTCGAAGGCGAGTTGGATCAGCTGCTGACCAAGCCCCTGCCCGTGCTGCTGACGCTGATGCCCCGCAGTTTCCGG
This genomic window contains:
- a CDS encoding copper homeostasis protein CutC; the encoded protein is MLLEIIACTPEEAAAAEAGGADRIEWIADPGVGGVTPDLSRAAEMRRAVKVPIRVMVRPRGGGFVYSEDEREQMRRDIRRILAAGGLDVVTGVLTPQGTVDESALAGLLNAGPGLAFTFHRAFDEAVDLRRALDTLSVYPQVTDVLTSGGAPGAPEGAAVLAELLRRSAGRPPRILAGAGLTADNLRPFLDATGADRIHIGSAARFGGDPSAPIDPERVRTIRRILEASAGQV
- a CDS encoding ABC transporter permease, producing MISFRASSFTGNIRLYRVLAAKAYARNIQYRGSHLLHNFASAIFGYLYACIWIGLGRDHSLGEYGMLGMMHYITFTQASLWVSSFTTNGLGIPQSVRTGQIALDLMRPVHLFTHLAAKEAGQIAYQFLYKSIPVYLIMLLALGLTPAENGRTLPVALLALAGAAYVSLCLNYLIGISSLWTTESSWLYWGNQAMMNLLAGFFIPLQWLPLWLQHIAWASPYPFMLYAPTQLYLGKGEPVLLLGTLAWCAVLTLLCLLATRLLRHKVEVQGG
- a CDS encoding DUF6440 family protein; protein product: MLIRPPKENRFYEKSTDYLPDLGVTKITILVDRETGVNYVYTWSVPNSSGGLTPLLDANGNVVVDEI